In Tepidimonas taiwanensis, the following are encoded in one genomic region:
- a CDS encoding PhoX family protein translates to MSAIDRIPLHHHDETSDNTSDNTTFESILAARLSRRSLLRGGVGTAATAVLGGLTLTACGGGDDDVPLLGFQAVPKSLADRFTVPGGYSAQVLIAMGDPLFSGVPAFRNDGTDTDFDRRCGEWHDGMEYFGLSASGQRDDRSTTRALLGINHEWVTQTFLHPNGPSPAPRPDAEVLKEMHAMGVTIVEIAKGTNGRFAYVQGSPFNRRITTETPIEIAGPARGHALLRTKYSPDGTRTRGTVNNCGTGKTPWGTLLTGEENWAAFFARDAGDNERRSANENVAFARYGKGVTAERGSPHVYQWDTAQSGDERFTRWNTSVRGATATDDYRNEFFGQGYVTEIDPYNATAVIKKRTTLGRMAHEGAAVRAEAGKKVAVYMGDDARNEYIYKFVSTQTWDPADANRSDRIAVGDKYLDSGKLYAAKFHADGTGTWVELSLANPAVANYTTYRFADDGDVLIHARIAADAAGATKMDRPEWGNVNPKTGELYITLTNNSNRRVNPTSSSHVAVDPANPRAYADLRGGTTTLQGNVNGHILRIRDADPAATAFTWDVFLFGAESDASPTLVNLSGLTDDQDFSSPDGLVFSQVTGLCWIQTDDGAMVDESNCMMLAAVPGRVGDGGPVTLDYGTTRVTTYMGRKPSANTLKRFLVGPKDQEITGLCETPDGKVIFVNVQHPGEETDPAAIGDPTRYTSHWPGNEGYGAGGALARPRSATVMITKNDGSVIGT, encoded by the coding sequence ATGTCTGCCATCGACCGCATCCCCTTACACCATCACGACGAGACGTCCGACAACACGTCAGACAACACCACGTTCGAGTCCATCCTCGCGGCGCGCCTGAGTCGGCGTTCGCTGTTGCGCGGCGGTGTCGGTACCGCGGCGACGGCCGTGCTTGGCGGCTTGACGCTCACCGCGTGCGGTGGCGGCGACGACGATGTGCCACTGCTGGGTTTTCAGGCCGTTCCCAAATCGCTGGCCGACCGGTTCACCGTTCCCGGCGGCTATAGCGCGCAGGTGCTCATCGCGATGGGGGACCCGCTCTTCAGCGGGGTTCCGGCGTTCCGCAACGACGGCACCGACACCGACTTCGATCGCCGCTGCGGCGAGTGGCACGACGGGATGGAATATTTCGGCCTTTCCGCCAGTGGCCAGCGCGACGACCGCAGCACGACCCGCGCGCTGCTGGGGATCAACCACGAGTGGGTCACCCAGACGTTCCTGCATCCCAACGGTCCCAGTCCGGCACCCCGGCCCGACGCCGAGGTGCTCAAGGAGATGCATGCCATGGGCGTGACCATCGTCGAGATCGCCAAGGGCACGAACGGGCGTTTTGCCTACGTCCAGGGTTCGCCGTTCAACCGCCGCATCACTACCGAAACGCCGATCGAAATCGCTGGGCCCGCGCGGGGTCATGCGTTGCTGCGCACGAAGTATTCCCCGGACGGCACGCGCACGCGGGGTACCGTCAACAACTGCGGCACCGGCAAGACGCCGTGGGGCACGCTGCTGACCGGTGAGGAGAACTGGGCAGCTTTCTTCGCCCGGGATGCCGGCGACAACGAGCGCCGCAGCGCCAACGAGAACGTGGCGTTTGCCCGCTATGGCAAGGGCGTGACCGCGGAGCGGGGTTCGCCCCACGTGTACCAATGGGATACCGCCCAGAGCGGCGATGAGCGCTTTACCCGCTGGAACACCAGCGTGCGCGGGGCCACGGCCACGGACGACTACCGCAACGAGTTTTTCGGCCAGGGCTACGTCACCGAAATCGACCCCTACAACGCGACGGCGGTGATCAAAAAACGCACGACCCTGGGTCGCATGGCGCACGAGGGCGCTGCCGTACGCGCGGAAGCCGGTAAGAAGGTCGCCGTCTACATGGGCGACGACGCGCGAAACGAGTACATCTACAAGTTCGTGTCCACGCAAACGTGGGATCCGGCAGATGCCAACCGCTCCGATCGCATCGCCGTCGGGGACAAATACCTGGACAGCGGTAAGCTCTACGCGGCCAAGTTCCACGCCGACGGAACCGGGACGTGGGTGGAGCTGAGCCTCGCCAACCCGGCCGTGGCCAACTACACCACGTACCGCTTTGCCGATGATGGCGATGTGTTGATCCACGCGCGCATCGCCGCCGATGCCGCGGGCGCGACCAAGATGGACCGCCCGGAGTGGGGCAACGTGAACCCGAAAACTGGCGAGCTCTACATCACGCTGACCAACAACAGCAACCGCCGCGTCAACCCGACCAGCTCGTCCCACGTGGCGGTCGACCCGGCCAACCCGCGTGCGTACGCCGATCTGCGCGGCGGCACGACCACGCTTCAGGGCAACGTCAACGGCCACATCCTGCGCATCCGGGACGCAGACCCCGCGGCGACGGCCTTTACGTGGGACGTGTTCCTGTTCGGTGCAGAGTCCGATGCGTCGCCGACGCTGGTCAATCTCTCGGGTTTGACCGACGATCAGGACTTTTCGAGCCCAGACGGTCTGGTGTTTTCGCAGGTGACGGGCCTGTGCTGGATTCAGACCGACGACGGGGCAATGGTCGACGAGAGCAACTGCATGATGCTCGCGGCCGTTCCAGGACGCGTGGGCGACGGCGGGCCGGTGACGCTGGACTACGGCACGACGCGGGTGACGACCTACATGGGCCGCAAGCCCAGTGCCAATACGCTCAAGCGCTTCCTCGTCGGTCCGAAGGATCAGGAAATCACGGGCTTGTGCGAAACACCCGATGGCAAAGTGATTTTCGTCAACGTCCAGCACCCGGGCGAGGAGACCGATCCTGCCGCGATCGGCGATCCGACCCGCTATACCAGCCATTGGCCCGGCAATGAGGGCTACGGCGCGGGCGGCGCCTTGGCACGGCCCCGCTCGGCCACGGTGATGATCACCAAAAACGACGGCAGTGTCATCGGCACCTGA
- the gspG gene encoding type II secretion system major pseudopilin GspG produces MAALPSRFNASAAPRFRAQRAFTLIELMVILVIIGVLAALIVPNVIDRADESRVTAARSDVANLMQALKLYRLDNQRFPTQQQGLQALVQRPTQEPVPPNWRPYLEKLPNDPWGRPYQYLNPGTYGAVDVFSLGADGQPGGEGNDADIGSWQ; encoded by the coding sequence GTGGCCGCCCTCCCATCGCGGTTCAACGCTTCGGCCGCCCCGCGCTTCCGCGCGCAGCGCGCCTTCACGCTGATCGAGCTGATGGTGATCCTGGTCATCATCGGCGTGCTGGCCGCGCTGATCGTCCCCAACGTCATCGACCGGGCGGACGAGTCGCGCGTGACGGCCGCGCGGTCCGATGTGGCCAACCTGATGCAGGCGCTGAAGCTCTACCGGCTCGACAACCAGCGTTTCCCCACGCAGCAACAGGGCCTGCAGGCGCTGGTGCAGCGCCCGACGCAGGAGCCGGTACCACCGAACTGGCGGCCGTACCTCGAAAAACTGCCCAACGACCCGTGGGGCCGCCCGTACCAGTACCTCAATCCCGGCACCTACGGCGCCGTCGACGTCTTTTCGCTGGGGGCCGACGGCCAGCCCGGCGGCGAAGGCAACGATGCCGACATCGGCAGCTGGCAGTAG
- a CDS encoding GspH/FimT family pseudopilin, giving the protein MPTSAAGSSRPPAARGFTLLELLVVITIIGVASVGVAWSLRDTDADRLDEQAQRLQTQIEVARTLARATATPVRLRLRPNGYAFEGLPDDDTGLAREHAWLAPHIQARSDAPITLGPEALGTPLRLELTLGQARRVLHSDGWSPVTIE; this is encoded by the coding sequence ATGCCGACATCGGCAGCTGGCAGTAGCCGCCCGCCTGCGGCACGCGGCTTCACGCTGTTGGAGCTGCTGGTGGTGATCACCATCATCGGCGTGGCGAGCGTGGGCGTCGCGTGGTCGTTGCGCGACACCGACGCGGATCGGCTGGACGAGCAGGCGCAGCGGCTGCAGACACAGATCGAGGTCGCACGCACGCTGGCCCGCGCGACGGCCACACCCGTGCGGCTGCGGTTGCGCCCCAACGGATACGCGTTCGAGGGTCTGCCGGACGACGACACGGGACTGGCCCGCGAACACGCGTGGCTCGCTCCCCACATCCAGGCGCGCAGCGACGCGCCCATCACCCTGGGGCCGGAAGCGCTGGGGACACCGCTGCGGCTGGAGCTCACCTTGGGCCAGGCCCGGCGGGTGCTGCATTCCGACGGGTGGTCGCCGGTGACGATCGAATGA
- a CDS encoding type II secretion system protein GspI, whose amino-acid sequence MKDRGMDTRGRWARRRSAGFTLVEVLAALAVMAVALAAGSQASAALTRLAERQTLQWLAQRCAENALVAVRLDPVYPAPGIRTEACAQGGQRFTVVLDTGTTPNPSFRRLQVRVALADRPDETLLRTTTIVGRH is encoded by the coding sequence ATGAAAGACCGGGGCATGGACACGCGCGGGCGGTGGGCGCGACGGCGATCGGCGGGCTTCACGCTGGTCGAAGTGCTGGCGGCGCTCGCGGTCATGGCGGTGGCGCTGGCCGCCGGGAGCCAGGCCAGCGCGGCGCTGACGCGGCTCGCGGAGCGCCAGACGCTGCAGTGGTTGGCGCAACGTTGTGCCGAGAACGCCCTGGTGGCGGTGCGGCTGGATCCGGTCTATCCGGCGCCGGGTATCCGGACCGAGGCGTGTGCGCAGGGCGGACAGCGCTTCACGGTCGTGCTCGACACCGGCACCACGCCCAACCCGAGCTTTCGACGCCTGCAGGTGCGCGTGGCGCTGGCCGATCGGCCGGATGAGACGCTGCTGCGCACCACGACGATCGTGGGGCGGCACTGA
- a CDS encoding prepilin-type N-terminal cleavage/methylation domain-containing protein: MRRHVGHGFTLVELLVALAVLALLAAMGWRGTEALLSTREGVERTSQALLGWQTALAQWQADWDASVTGDTPGGEGDLPRWSASDVGVRWVRRTPDGGDAPPGWQVVAWGPAVDASGQRRWTRWVSAPVRDHAALGIAWATALSRLGSDGVRTVPIEGWTLQVWRDGGWRPPDDGPPPPAVRLVLQPAAGTALGGPVQVDWVAPRIAGGKR; this comes from the coding sequence ATGCGTCGACACGTTGGCCACGGTTTCACGCTGGTCGAGCTGCTGGTGGCGCTGGCCGTGCTGGCCCTGCTGGCGGCCATGGGCTGGCGCGGCACCGAAGCCCTGCTGAGCACCCGCGAGGGGGTGGAGCGCACGTCGCAGGCGCTGCTGGGCTGGCAAACGGCGTTGGCCCAGTGGCAAGCCGACTGGGACGCGAGCGTCACCGGGGACACGCCCGGCGGGGAGGGCGACCTTCCCCGCTGGTCGGCCAGCGACGTGGGGGTGCGCTGGGTGCGGCGCACGCCGGACGGTGGCGATGCGCCCCCGGGGTGGCAGGTGGTGGCCTGGGGACCCGCGGTGGACGCCAGCGGGCAGCGCCGCTGGACGCGGTGGGTCTCGGCGCCCGTGCGCGACCACGCGGCGCTGGGGATCGCTTGGGCCACGGCCCTGTCACGCCTGGGCAGCGACGGGGTGCGCACGGTGCCGATCGAGGGCTGGACGCTGCAAGTATGGCGCGACGGGGGCTGGCGCCCCCCCGACGACGGCCCCCCGCCGCCGGCGGTGCGGCTGGTGTTGCAACCCGCGGCGGGCACGGCACTGGGCGGCCCCGTCCAGGTGGACTGGGTAGCGCCCCGGATCGCGGGGGGCAAGCGATGA
- the gspK gene encoding type II secretion system minor pseudopilin GspK, whose product MRAAAHRQRGAALLVALLTVGLVTTLAATAYWRQWQAWAIERTERERAQAGWLLTGALDWARLIVREDGRASSVDHLGEPWAVPLQPTRLAAFLERTAEEDDTPSAWLSGRIEDAQGRLNWRNLIEVVGERPRIVPAEFARFERLFQQLGLPPQELQRVAEALVQAWSKAAEPGTARPLPPQRLGDLRALGLSEPTLAALEPWTVWLPTATPLNVNTAPAVVLQAAIPGLDAATAQRVVEQRAQRHYATPQAFVAALARPDLAVDVTRLDVSSHYFLVTGRVRLDALTVEQRALLARDGTRVNVLWRQQRPVSADRPPAGNG is encoded by the coding sequence ATGAGGGCCGCCGCCCATCGCCAGCGCGGCGCGGCGCTGCTGGTGGCGCTGCTGACCGTCGGCCTGGTCACGACGTTGGCGGCCACCGCCTACTGGCGGCAGTGGCAGGCGTGGGCCATCGAGCGCACGGAGCGCGAACGCGCGCAGGCGGGCTGGCTGCTGACCGGCGCGCTGGACTGGGCGCGGCTCATCGTGCGCGAGGACGGCCGCGCCAGCAGCGTCGACCACTTGGGCGAACCGTGGGCCGTGCCGCTGCAACCCACGCGGCTCGCCGCCTTTCTGGAGCGCACCGCAGAGGAAGACGACACCCCGTCGGCGTGGTTGTCCGGCCGCATCGAGGACGCCCAGGGGCGGCTCAACTGGCGCAACCTGATCGAGGTCGTGGGGGAGCGGCCCCGGATCGTCCCGGCGGAGTTCGCCCGCTTCGAGCGGCTCTTTCAACAGCTCGGCTTGCCCCCGCAGGAGCTGCAGCGCGTCGCCGAGGCGCTGGTGCAGGCGTGGTCGAAAGCCGCCGAGCCGGGCACGGCGCGGCCGCTGCCGCCGCAACGGTTAGGGGACCTGCGCGCGCTGGGTCTGTCGGAGCCGACCCTCGCGGCCCTGGAGCCATGGACGGTATGGCTGCCAACCGCCACCCCGCTCAACGTCAACACGGCACCCGCCGTCGTACTGCAGGCGGCCATCCCCGGACTGGACGCCGCGACGGCGCAACGGGTGGTGGAGCAGCGCGCGCAACGCCACTACGCCACGCCACAGGCGTTCGTCGCCGCGCTGGCACGCCCCGACCTCGCGGTGGACGTCACGCGGCTGGACGTGAGCAGCCATTACTTTCTCGTGACCGGCCGGGTGCGGTTGGATGCCCTGACGGTGGAGCAGCGCGCGCTGCTGGCCCGCGACGGCACGCGCGTGAACGTGCTGTGGCGCCAGCAGCGTCCTGTTTCCGCCGACCGTCCCCCGGCAGGGAACGGGTAA
- the gspL gene encoding type II secretion system protein GspL: MLLLCPQFAVASDASHGARGADLSHWRWARSTDGQTIDASGIVGRTELDALSPAEGCVLVWPLQAVSWHRVRLPAGRAARSAAVIAGLLEDAVLDDPAALHVALEPAARRRREAGEVWVAVCHREALESALAPLLQQGWAVQAIVPEVAPQPQELAWAHAIDEIPHLTLAGPHGVLTQRLMPGGMPGGMADALAGDDSPPSAWADATTIQEAQRHLPDWPWQVVPAGHVWLHTLAQGWNLAQFDLAARVGGVGWHRLQSAVRAVWYRPEWRAARWGLAASVALPLVALPALAWQQRQQEQALRAALLHTARQALPDTPVLLDPVRQVQQALARERARAGDVPPALLERVLHAWGSADGLPPLRALQADDAGVRIDTDPGLGADRLAAAIAPHGLVARPGLPGQWTLTPAREGGR; the protein is encoded by the coding sequence ATGCTGCTGCTTTGCCCCCAGTTTGCCGTCGCCAGCGATGCGAGCCATGGCGCTCGCGGCGCCGACCTCTCGCACTGGCGCTGGGCGCGCAGCACCGACGGACAGACCATCGACGCCAGCGGTATCGTCGGGCGGACCGAGCTGGACGCCCTCTCCCCCGCCGAAGGGTGCGTGCTCGTGTGGCCGCTGCAGGCTGTGTCGTGGCACCGCGTGCGGCTGCCCGCCGGCCGTGCCGCCCGCAGCGCGGCCGTCATCGCGGGGCTGCTGGAAGACGCGGTGCTCGACGACCCCGCGGCGCTGCACGTGGCGCTGGAACCCGCGGCCCGCCGCCGTCGCGAGGCCGGCGAGGTCTGGGTCGCCGTCTGTCACCGTGAGGCGCTCGAATCCGCGCTCGCGCCGCTGCTGCAGCAGGGCTGGGCGGTGCAGGCCATCGTGCCCGAGGTGGCCCCGCAACCGCAGGAACTGGCGTGGGCGCATGCGATCGACGAGATCCCGCACCTGACGCTCGCCGGCCCGCACGGCGTCCTCACCCAGCGCTTGATGCCGGGGGGGATGCCGGGTGGGATGGCGGACGCGTTGGCGGGGGACGATTCGCCCCCGTCGGCCTGGGCGGACGCCACGACGATCCAGGAGGCGCAACGTCACCTGCCGGATTGGCCGTGGCAGGTGGTGCCGGCGGGGCACGTCTGGCTGCACACGCTGGCACAGGGCTGGAACCTGGCGCAATTCGACCTCGCCGCGCGTGTCGGCGGCGTGGGGTGGCACCGGCTGCAGTCGGCCGTGCGCGCCGTCTGGTACCGGCCGGAGTGGCGCGCGGCGCGCTGGGGCCTCGCGGCTTCGGTCGCGCTGCCGCTGGTGGCGCTGCCCGCGCTGGCGTGGCAGCAACGCCAGCAGGAACAGGCGTTGCGCGCAGCCCTGCTGCACACCGCGCGGCAGGCGCTGCCGGACACGCCGGTCTTGCTGGACCCGGTGCGGCAGGTGCAACAGGCGCTCGCACGCGAGCGGGCCCGTGCCGGTGACGTGCCACCCGCGCTGCTGGAGCGCGTGCTGCACGCCTGGGGCAGCGCGGACGGGCTGCCGCCGCTGCGCGCCCTGCAGGCAGACGATGCCGGCGTCCGCATCGACACCGACCCCGGGCTCGGCGCCGATCGCCTGGCCGCCGCGATCGCCCCCCACGGGCTGGTCGCCCGCCCCGGCCTGCCCGGTCAGTGGACCCTCACGCCCGCGCGGGAGGGGGGGCGATGA
- the gspM gene encoding type II secretion system protein GspM, giving the protein MTASPLARLGADWQARWRAWPAAWRRAVVVALAGGIALAGWYGVWGPAWRQWRDGPARLAQQREAVAALQRDAAALARWRQAPDAALLPATPEQAREALLTTSRRWLGPQVRVAAAEGGWDIVFEGARAEDLAVWLVELRTTLGLSVVRAQWTRDPASGRWQGSVTASSGAARDG; this is encoded by the coding sequence ATGACGGCGTCACCGCTCGCCCGCCTCGGCGCCGACTGGCAAGCCCGCTGGCGCGCGTGGCCAGCGGCGTGGCGCCGCGCTGTCGTCGTCGCCTTGGCGGGTGGCATCGCGCTGGCCGGCTGGTACGGGGTGTGGGGACCGGCGTGGCGTCAGTGGCGCGACGGTCCTGCGCGCCTGGCGCAGCAGCGCGAGGCGGTCGCGGCCCTGCAGCGCGACGCGGCGGCCCTCGCCCGCTGGCGTCAGGCGCCGGATGCCGCCCTGCTGCCGGCGACGCCCGAGCAGGCGCGCGAGGCCTTGCTGACCACCAGCCGCCGCTGGCTGGGTCCGCAGGTCCGGGTCGCGGCGGCCGAAGGCGGCTGGGACATCGTGTTCGAAGGGGCGCGCGCCGAGGACCTGGCGGTGTGGCTGGTCGAGCTGCGCACCACGCTGGGCCTGTCGGTCGTGCGCGCGCAGTGGACGCGGGATCCGGCCAGCGGCCGGTGGCAGGGGTCGGTGACCGCCTCGTCGGGAGCCGCGCGCGATGGCTAA
- the gspN gene encoding type II secretion system protein N yields the protein MAKGWRVPLVAAALGAGVGSVVFAPARWWAVVVDHTTQGRVQLQYTQGTVWRGRADVILTGDGGVLRLPGGLAWDWGWTATPRPAVTVTLTLPCCATSPWVWRLTRSDTGWMVTTDAQRLTADLAWLSALGSPWNTLGLQGTVAVEVAPVRWPLGTATADPANDGLRWTARVTDLSSTVATVRPLGSYRLEGAWTPAGGPTLTLSTLSGDLRLEGSGGWERGRFRFQGLAQATPQRLEALSNLLNLLGRRDGDRAHLKIG from the coding sequence ATGGCTAAGGGCTGGCGCGTTCCGCTGGTCGCGGCCGCGCTGGGCGCGGGCGTGGGCAGCGTCGTGTTCGCGCCCGCACGCTGGTGGGCCGTCGTGGTCGACCACACCACCCAGGGGCGCGTACAACTCCAGTACACCCAGGGTACGGTCTGGCGGGGCCGAGCCGACGTGATCCTGACCGGCGACGGGGGCGTGTTGCGGCTGCCCGGCGGGCTGGCGTGGGATTGGGGTTGGACGGCCACCCCCCGGCCCGCGGTGACCGTCACGCTGACGCTGCCGTGCTGCGCCACCTCGCCGTGGGTGTGGCGGCTGACACGCTCCGACACGGGGTGGATGGTCACGACGGATGCCCAGCGGCTGACCGCAGATCTCGCCTGGCTGTCGGCGCTGGGGTCGCCGTGGAACACGCTCGGCCTGCAGGGCACGGTGGCGGTGGAGGTCGCGCCGGTGCGCTGGCCGCTCGGCACCGCAACCGCCGATCCGGCAAACGACGGGCTCCGCTGGACAGCGCGGGTCACCGACCTGTCGTCGACCGTGGCCACCGTGCGGCCGCTGGGCAGCTACCGGCTCGAAGGCGCGTGGACGCCCGCCGGCGGCCCCACGCTGACGCTCTCGACACTGTCGGGCGATCTGCGACTCGAAGGCAGCGGCGGCTGGGAGCGAGGGCGGTTTCGCTTCCAGGGGTTGGCGCAGGCCACACCGCAGCGGCTGGAAGCGCTGTCGAATCTGTTGAACCTGCTGGGCCGGCGCGACGGCGACCGCGCCCACCTCAAAATCGGATGA
- the gspD gene encoding type II secretion system secretin GspD has protein sequence MPMHARYPRLTLRPLAALTLAAGLAAVVPPAAAQPPAPAVRPGQPVTLNFQEAEIESVARAIALASGRHIVVDPRVKGTMTLVTENPVGPQAALSQFGAELRLRGFALVESQGIYKIVPEAEAKLLGGPVLTEEQTPRDGQLVTQIFRLQHENANTLLPVLRPLISPNNPITVNPGNNALVITDYADNLRRLARIIAALDTVGGTDLEILPLRHAVASDIVPLLQQLLDGEASVVARPVNAGTAPAPAAVGGPRTTVLAEPRSNAILVRAANPARLALVRALVEKLDRPTAGSAAANVRVVYLRNADAVRLAATLRAALAADAGPAAGPTTAAGAGSPPARLGTSTPATNTAATPPTGAASAGGDAISTGGIVQADPASNALIITAPEPLYRQLRQVIDQLDVRRAQVYVESLIAEVNADKVSEIGIQWQGVLGQQGSGTLGVIGTNSSVAGANILGVTAGLAAGGTQAAQALGSLGGGLNVALAPRFNGRYYLGALAHFLQSTGNANILSTPNLLTLDNEEAKIVIGQNVPFVTGQYTANNTNQGAVNPFQTIERKDVGLTLRVKPQINEQGTVKLQIFQEVSSVLPSSINSPTGLITNKRSIESTVLVEDGGIVVLGGLLQDEFGGNEDKVPGLGDVPVLGQLFRSEKRSRKKTNLMVFLRPVVVRDARQTDALAVDRYEWMRAVQRDAQPAPSSVHPVNTAPVLPPLSSPAGGTGSAPSPATPTPNAPAEIPAHIAPPPTTVPGASPASPAGPNTDQPATTTR, from the coding sequence ATGCCGATGCACGCGCGATACCCTCGTTTGACCCTGCGGCCGCTGGCCGCGCTGACGCTCGCGGCCGGGCTCGCCGCTGTCGTGCCACCCGCTGCCGCGCAGCCCCCTGCGCCCGCGGTGCGTCCCGGGCAACCGGTCACGCTGAACTTTCAGGAGGCGGAAATTGAATCGGTGGCGCGGGCGATCGCGCTGGCCAGCGGCCGCCACATCGTCGTCGACCCGCGGGTCAAAGGCACGATGACGCTGGTCACCGAAAACCCGGTCGGCCCGCAGGCCGCGCTGTCGCAGTTCGGGGCCGAGCTGCGGTTGCGCGGTTTTGCACTCGTGGAGTCGCAGGGCATCTACAAGATCGTGCCCGAAGCCGAAGCCAAGCTGCTGGGCGGTCCCGTGTTGACCGAGGAGCAGACCCCGCGCGATGGGCAACTGGTCACGCAGATTTTCCGGCTCCAGCATGAAAACGCCAACACGCTGCTGCCGGTGCTGCGCCCGCTGATCAGCCCCAACAACCCGATCACCGTCAACCCCGGCAACAACGCGCTCGTCATCACCGACTACGCCGACAACCTGCGCCGACTGGCGCGCATCATCGCGGCGCTGGACACCGTGGGCGGCACCGACCTGGAGATCCTGCCGCTGCGGCACGCCGTGGCCAGCGACATCGTGCCGCTGTTGCAGCAGCTCCTCGACGGCGAGGCGAGCGTGGTGGCACGACCCGTCAACGCCGGCACCGCACCCGCGCCGGCCGCGGTTGGCGGACCGCGCACCACCGTGTTGGCCGAGCCGCGCAGCAACGCGATCCTGGTGCGCGCCGCCAACCCAGCCCGGCTCGCGCTCGTGCGTGCCCTGGTCGAGAAACTGGACCGGCCCACGGCCGGCAGCGCCGCCGCGAATGTGCGGGTGGTGTACCTGCGCAACGCCGATGCGGTGCGGCTGGCGGCGACGCTGCGCGCGGCGCTCGCGGCCGACGCGGGCCCCGCCGCGGGACCGACGACGGCCGCGGGGGCCGGCAGCCCCCCTGCGCGATTGGGCACCAGCACCCCCGCCACGAACACCGCCGCCACCCCCCCCACTGGTGCTGCTTCCGCCGGTGGGGACGCCATCAGCACCGGCGGGATCGTGCAGGCCGATCCGGCCAGCAACGCGCTCATCATCACCGCCCCGGAGCCGCTATACCGCCAGTTGCGCCAGGTCATCGACCAGCTCGACGTCCGCCGCGCCCAAGTCTACGTCGAGAGCCTCATCGCCGAGGTCAACGCGGACAAAGTGTCCGAAATCGGCATCCAGTGGCAGGGGGTGCTGGGCCAGCAGGGCAGTGGCACGCTGGGCGTCATCGGCACCAACTCCAGCGTGGCGGGTGCCAACATCCTCGGTGTCACGGCGGGGCTCGCCGCCGGTGGTACGCAAGCCGCCCAAGCCCTGGGCTCGCTCGGCGGCGGCCTCAATGTCGCCCTGGCACCGCGCTTCAACGGTCGCTACTACCTCGGCGCGCTGGCCCATTTTCTGCAGAGCACGGGCAACGCCAACATCCTCTCGACCCCCAATCTGCTGACGCTCGACAACGAGGAAGCGAAGATCGTCATCGGCCAGAACGTGCCTTTCGTCACCGGCCAGTACACCGCCAACAATACCAACCAGGGCGCGGTCAACCCGTTCCAGACCATCGAGCGCAAGGACGTGGGCCTGACGCTGCGCGTCAAGCCCCAGATCAACGAGCAGGGCACCGTCAAGCTGCAAATCTTCCAGGAAGTGAGCTCGGTGCTGCCCAGCTCCATCAACTCCCCCACCGGCCTCATCACCAACAAGCGCTCGATCGAATCGACGGTGCTGGTCGAGGACGGCGGCATCGTCGTGCTCGGTGGCCTGCTGCAGGATGAGTTCGGCGGCAACGAGGACAAGGTGCCGGGCCTCGGCGACGTCCCCGTCCTCGGTCAGCTCTTTCGCAGCGAAAAGCGCAGTCGAAAAAAAACCAACCTGATGGTCTTCCTGCGCCCCGTCGTCGTGCGCGACGCGCGGCAAACCGATGCCCTGGCCGTCGACCGCTACGAGTGGATGCGCGCGGTGCAGCGCGACGCGCAACCGGCCCCGAGCAGCGTGCATCCGGTCAACACCGCACCTGTGTTGCCGCCGTTGTCGTCACCCGCAGGCGGTACAGGATCGGCCCCATCACCCGCCACCCCCACGCCGAACGCGCCAGCGGAAATACCCGCGCACATCGCGCCACCGCCGACGACGGTACCCGGTGCGTCGCCCGCCTCCCCCGCGGGGCCGAACACAGACCAACCCGCCACGACCACGCGTTGA